The Microbacterium horticulturae region AGGTGAACCTCGTCGACATCCTCGACGCCGAGTCGAGCCCGCGGGTCGAGCTGTGGGTCGGTCTGCACTCGAGCGCCCACGCGACGGCGCTCGGCAAGCAGATCCTCGCCGAGCTCACCCCCGAAGAGCGCCGTGACTATCTGTCGCGACACGTGCTCGAAGAGCTCACGCCCTACACGATCCGCGATCGCCGGCTGCTGCTGCAGCAGCTGGAGCGCCCGGCACCCGCGGTGCGCGATGAACAGGAATACGCGATCGGATACACGTGCCTGGCGGTTCCCGTGCAGGCACCCGGGATCACGGCATCCCTCGCCGTCTCGCTCCCGACCGACGGGCCGACACCCGACACCGCCGCGATCGCCAGTCAGCTGCGTGCGATCGCGAACCGTCTGTCGCTGCGGCTGGGCGCCGAGGGCCTCAGCGGGCAGCCACTCTAACGCTTCACCATCTGAAATCCTGCGGGTGTCGGCGCGGCGAGCGCCCTTCTATCGTGGTGGCACACCGTCGGTGAACTGTCCGGCAGGCGGCGTGATGCGACCAGCATCCCCAGTGCTTTGCGTCTCGCCCGCCCGTTGGACAGCAGACGGCACCCGGGGGGTTGCCGTCGCCGAGGTCGTCCATCCGCACGAGGCGCCGGACCGGAGTCCCCAGCTCCGTACGGCGCCTCGGGCGCGAATGCGCGAATGTGCGGTGGCGCGGTCGTTCAGACGAGGATGGGACCATGCCTCTTCAGGACCTGCCCGAGACCACCGCCCTCGTCGTCATCGACATGCAGCAGGGCTTCACCGACCCGTCGTGGGGCGTTCCTGTCGACCTCGACGGCTGCCGCACACGGGTGCGTGCGCTGGTCGACGCGTTCGAGAGCGCGCGGCGGCCGGTCGTGGTCGTGCGGCACGACAGCGACAAGCCGTCATCGCCGTTGCGGAGGGATGCCGCGGGCAACGCCTTCTTCGACGAGATCGCCGCGGTCGACCCGGCGGTGCTGATCACGAAGACGGTCAACTCCGCGTTCCTCGGGACGCCGGACCTTGACGGTTGGCTGCGCGAGCGTGGCATCGACACCATCGTGGTGTGCGGCATCCAGACCAATATGTGTGTGGAGACGACCGCGCGCATGGGGGGCAACCTCGGCTACCGGGTCGTCGTGCCGCTCGACGCGACGACCACGTTCCCGCTCACCGGTGCGGGCGAGTCCGCCGACGCCGAGACGCTCATCCGCATCACCGCCGTCAACCTCGCCGGCGGCGGCTTCGCACAGGTGGCCGCCACCGCCGACGTGGTCGCGGCTTCCATGCGCGAGGAGAAGCCGTGACCGGTTGGATCGACGCCCCGACCAACGCCGACGTGCGGCTGGTCGTCTGTGACATGGACGGCACGCTGCTGGATGCCACGGGCGACGTGCCCGCGGAATTCTGGCCGCTCCTGCGGCAGTTGCACGACCGCAGCGTGGACTTCGCCCCGGCGAGCGGGCGCCAGTATGCGACGTTGGCGAAGATGTTCCCGGGCGCCGACACCTACATCGCCGAGAACGGCACGATCGTCGTGCACGAAGGCCGCGTCGTCTCCACGATCGACGTGGATCAGAAGACGGTCGACGGCGTCATCGACGCGGTGCGCGAGACCGACCACGATCTCGGACTCGTCGTCTGCGGGCGCGACAGCGCGTACATCGAGCGCACCGACGCCGCGTTCGTCGAGCAGGTCGAGAAGTACTACGTCGCCCGGCAGACGCTCGACGATCTGCACACGGTCGACGACGAGGTGCTCAAGCTTGCGGTCTACACCTTCGACGATGCGGCCGTCGTGGCGCCCGAGGTCTTCGCGAGGTTCGAAGCCGACCATCAGGTGGTCGTATCGAACACGAACTGGGTCGACGTGATGAGCACCGAGGCGAACAAGGGCCGCGCGGTGCGGGCCATGCAAGAGGCCTTCGGCATCTCGCCGGCGCAGACCGCGGTGTTCGGCGACTATCTGAACGACCTCGAGATGCTCGATGCGGGCGAGCTGTCGTTCGCTATGGCCAACGCGCACCCCGACATCCGGGCAGCGGCGCGCTACCTCGCGCCTTCGAACGAAGACGGGGGAGTGCTCACGGTGCTGCGGCACCTGCTCGCGCTGTGAACCCGCTATATCCGCTAC contains the following coding sequences:
- a CDS encoding Cof-type HAD-IIB family hydrolase; its protein translation is MTGWIDAPTNADVRLVVCDMDGTLLDATGDVPAEFWPLLRQLHDRSVDFAPASGRQYATLAKMFPGADTYIAENGTIVVHEGRVVSTIDVDQKTVDGVIDAVRETDHDLGLVVCGRDSAYIERTDAAFVEQVEKYYVARQTLDDLHTVDDEVLKLAVYTFDDAAVVAPEVFARFEADHQVVVSNTNWVDVMSTEANKGRAVRAMQEAFGISPAQTAVFGDYLNDLEMLDAGELSFAMANAHPDIRAAARYLAPSNEDGGVLTVLRHLLAL
- a CDS encoding cysteine hydrolase family protein, with amino-acid sequence MPLQDLPETTALVVIDMQQGFTDPSWGVPVDLDGCRTRVRALVDAFESARRPVVVVRHDSDKPSSPLRRDAAGNAFFDEIAAVDPAVLITKTVNSAFLGTPDLDGWLRERGIDTIVVCGIQTNMCVETTARMGGNLGYRVVVPLDATTTFPLTGAGESADAETLIRITAVNLAGGGFAQVAATADVVAASMREEKP
- a CDS encoding IclR family transcriptional regulator, coding for MVAEVQASGETLIASVQRALRLVDIVANAPRPVTPKALAQDSGLTLGTTYNLVRTLLREEYLAAEPDGLVLGERFPAMSNVSASGVFLARVRESLHDVADGVGATAYLSRYSDGEVNLVDILDAESSPRVELWVGLHSSAHATALGKQILAELTPEERRDYLSRHVLEELTPYTIRDRRLLLQQLERPAPAVRDEQEYAIGYTCLAVPVQAPGITASLAVSLPTDGPTPDTAAIASQLRAIANRLSLRLGAEGLSGQPL